From a region of the Methanoculleus receptaculi genome:
- the pstB gene encoding phosphate ABC transporter ATP-binding protein PstB yields MDESTTLETRDLNLWYGTKQALLDISIRIPKNTVTALIGPSGCGKSTLLRCFNRMNDLIDSARITGQILFEGDDIYAGHTDVYTIREKIGMVFQKPNPFPKSIYENVAYGPRIHGVRRKEVLDDIVETSLKRAALWDEVEDRLHEPALALSGGQQQRLCIARSLAVEPRVILMDEPCSALDPIATAKIEDLIIRLARDYTVVIVTHNMQQAARISEYTGFMYMGRLVEFDRTQRIFEDPTEELTENYITGRFG; encoded by the coding sequence ATGGATGAATCAACGACTCTTGAGACAAGAGACCTCAACCTCTGGTATGGAACGAAACAGGCCCTCCTGGATATCTCGATACGCATCCCGAAGAACACGGTCACGGCACTGATCGGCCCTTCGGGGTGTGGTAAATCGACCCTTCTCCGGTGCTTCAACCGGATGAACGACCTGATCGACTCGGCACGAATTACCGGGCAGATCCTCTTTGAGGGGGATGACATCTACGCCGGTCACACAGATGTATACACGATCCGCGAGAAGATCGGTATGGTGTTCCAGAAACCAAACCCCTTCCCAAAGAGCATCTACGAAAACGTCGCCTACGGCCCCAGGATCCATGGGGTGCGGCGCAAAGAGGTGCTCGACGATATCGTCGAGACCAGCCTGAAACGCGCCGCGCTCTGGGATGAGGTGGAAGACCGGCTCCACGAACCCGCGCTCGCGCTCTCCGGCGGGCAGCAACAGAGGCTCTGCATCGCCCGATCGCTTGCGGTCGAACCGCGGGTCATCCTGATGGATGAACCATGTTCCGCCCTTGACCCTATCGCCACGGCAAAGATCGAGGACCTTATCATCAGGCTCGCCCGGGACTACACCGTCGTCATAGTCACTCACAACATGCAGCAGGCGGCGCGGATCAGCGAGTATACCGGGTTCATGTATATGGGCAGGCTGGTCGAGTTCGATAGGACGCAGCGGATCTTTGAGGACCCGACGGAAGAACTGACGGAGAACTATATCACCGGGCGGTTTGGGTAG
- the phoU gene encoding phosphate signaling complex protein PhoU — MVKKFRAELRSLKEDVRDMGDLALDMLQRAVKALETGDVSAVESFDRDKKRLADQDHEIEQDCLRLIALYQPVAKDLRTIATALKMNTYLYRIGRYGKDIAILVPDLADVPESSDCLDSIPVMADLVIGMVTDALTAFEREDLSVIDDILPREEEVDALRYDVLRESLASMVDDPRRITWCTDCIMIARYLERCGDHACKIAEKVRYMVTGDRVEIR; from the coding sequence ATGGTTAAGAAATTTCGTGCCGAACTGAGATCCCTGAAGGAGGATGTCCGGGATATGGGGGATCTCGCACTTGATATGCTGCAGCGGGCGGTAAAAGCGCTGGAGACCGGGGATGTGAGTGCGGTCGAGTCGTTTGACCGCGACAAGAAGAGACTCGCGGATCAGGATCACGAGATCGAGCAGGATTGTCTCAGGCTCATCGCGCTGTATCAGCCGGTGGCAAAGGACCTGCGGACGATCGCAACCGCGCTTAAGATGAACACCTACCTCTACCGCATCGGGCGATACGGGAAAGATATCGCTATCCTGGTGCCCGATCTCGCCGATGTCCCGGAGTCATCAGATTGCCTCGACAGCATTCCAGTGATGGCGGATCTCGTCATCGGGATGGTCACCGATGCGCTGACTGCATTCGAACGGGAAGACCTCTCCGTGATAGACGATATCCTGCCGAGGGAGGAGGAGGTCGATGCCCTCAGGTATGACGTCCTCCGCGAGTCTCTCGCCTCTATGGTGGATGACCCGCGAAGGATCACATGGTGCACGGACTGTATCATGATCGCGCGCTACCTCGAACGCTGCGGTGACCATGCCTGTAAGATCGCAGAGAAGGTGCGTTATATGGTGACCGGCGACCGGGTCGAGATCCGGTAA
- a CDS encoding RNB domain-containing ribonuclease — protein sequence MQYQQPVNLKGIAWTAMQQYGFVPAFPPSVLREVERLKPRVFPAIIDDPRDLRTLPWSSIDNYDSQDLDQIEVCEEGPGGEIQVMIAIADVDAYVPKGSETDRHAARNGTAVYTGVTTFPMLPDRLSAGLTSLLPGQERLAVVIEYTVLPDGGIVPGDVYRAIVANQAKLVYEEVGDWLEGSGPVPDMIRERPDLMRQILLQDRAATRMKSYRTERGALVLETIEPEPLVKGDQVFGLVIQRQNRARCLIEEFMVAANRTLTAFLNSAGLPMIHRVVRKPNYWEEIVAVAAERGAALPEEPDAEALTRFLIREKAADPERFPDLSLTVIKLMGTGEYVAFRPGEEPIGHFALAVADYTHGTAPNRRYVDIIIQRLVKSVLAGEHEPPYAPEELDELASWLTGRDKAAQKVERFVRKAAAAVLLGDRIGETFEAFVTGASDKGTYVRLIDPPAEGRVVIGERGLRVGQRIRVRLLAVDPYKGYIDLGYTR from the coding sequence ATGCAGTATCAACAGCCCGTCAACCTCAAGGGCATCGCCTGGACGGCGATGCAGCAGTACGGTTTCGTCCCGGCCTTCCCCCCATCCGTCCTCCGCGAGGTCGAAAGACTCAAACCGAGGGTCTTCCCGGCGATCATCGACGACCCTCGTGACCTCCGAACGCTCCCCTGGTCATCGATCGACAATTACGACTCCCAAGACCTGGACCAGATCGAGGTCTGTGAAGAGGGGCCTGGCGGAGAGATCCAGGTTATGATCGCGATCGCGGATGTCGACGCCTACGTCCCGAAGGGATCGGAGACTGATCGCCATGCCGCCCGGAACGGGACGGCGGTCTACACCGGGGTTACAACCTTTCCGATGCTGCCCGACCGTCTCTCTGCCGGCCTGACATCGCTCCTTCCCGGCCAGGAACGACTGGCGGTTGTCATCGAGTATACCGTCCTCCCCGACGGGGGCATTGTGCCCGGCGACGTCTACCGGGCAATAGTTGCAAACCAGGCGAAGCTCGTCTACGAAGAGGTCGGCGACTGGCTGGAGGGGAGCGGCCCGGTGCCCGATATGATCCGGGAGAGACCAGACCTCATGAGACAGATCCTGCTCCAGGACCGGGCCGCAACACGGATGAAGAGTTACCGGACGGAGAGAGGCGCGCTCGTCCTTGAGACCATCGAACCCGAACCGCTCGTGAAGGGTGATCAGGTGTTTGGTCTTGTCATCCAGCGGCAGAACCGCGCCCGCTGCCTGATCGAGGAGTTTATGGTCGCGGCGAACAGGACGCTGACAGCGTTCCTGAATAGCGCGGGTCTCCCGATGATCCACAGGGTCGTCCGCAAACCGAACTACTGGGAGGAGATCGTTGCCGTGGCGGCGGAGCGCGGGGCGGCACTGCCCGAAGAGCCGGACGCGGAGGCTCTCACCCGTTTCCTCATACGGGAGAAAGCGGCCGACCCCGAGCGTTTCCCTGACCTCTCACTTACCGTTATAAAACTCATGGGGACAGGCGAGTACGTGGCGTTTCGGCCGGGGGAAGAGCCTATAGGCCACTTCGCCCTCGCTGTCGCCGACTACACCCACGGCACCGCACCAAACCGGCGTTACGTCGACATCATCATCCAGCGGCTGGTAAAATCGGTGCTCGCCGGTGAACACGAACCGCCCTACGCACCCGAAGAACTCGACGAACTCGCCTCCTGGCTCACGGGTCGGGACAAGGCAGCCCAGAAGGTCGAGCGGTTCGTCCGGAAGGCGGCAGCGGCGGTACTCCTCGGGGATCGGATCGGCGAGACCTTCGAGGCGTTTGTCACCGGCGCCTCGGATAAGGGGACATATGTCCGGCTGATCGATCCGCCGGCCGAAGGAAGGGTGGTCATTGGGGAACGGGGGCTGCGGGTCGGCCAGAGGATACGTGTCCGCCTGCTGGCTGTCGACCCCTACAAGGGTTACATCGATCTCGGGTATACCCGGTGA
- a CDS encoding mechanosensitive ion channel family protein — MALEDILNTPVPLTSITLETVVLAVIAAVIGLIVVRVLRSAFKMALSRATKLSGLVVDFLLSFFSILLYVILVLVVMATLGFDVSSVVLGLSAVIGLILGFGLQDTITNLAAGVWVAVFHPIEKGEFAEINGISGTVTGVGIMTTEMLKVDNTYITIPNSQVWGNPVINYSRMDTRRADVTVGVAYDTDLNKAIRVATDLMKSHEKVLPSPEPVTVVTELADSSVNLSLRAWTKTDDLWGVKWDLTREIVGAFRDAGIEIPFPQVDVHLDS, encoded by the coding sequence ATGGCGTTAGAGGATATTCTCAACACTCCCGTTCCGCTCACCAGCATCACGCTTGAGACCGTTGTTCTCGCGGTGATCGCTGCGGTAATAGGGTTGATCGTGGTGAGGGTGCTCAGGTCTGCCTTCAAAATGGCTCTCTCCCGGGCCACCAAACTCTCTGGACTGGTTGTCGATTTCCTGTTAAGTTTCTTCTCGATCCTGCTCTACGTTATCCTCGTACTCGTCGTCATGGCGACGCTGGGGTTTGATGTCTCCTCTGTGGTTCTCGGTCTCTCGGCTGTGATCGGGCTTATACTGGGGTTCGGCCTCCAGGACACCATCACCAACCTGGCCGCGGGGGTCTGGGTGGCGGTATTCCACCCCATCGAGAAGGGGGAGTTTGCCGAGATCAACGGGATCTCCGGGACGGTCACGGGTGTAGGTATCATGACAACCGAGATGCTAAAGGTCGACAACACCTACATCACAATCCCGAACTCCCAGGTCTGGGGTAACCCCGTGATCAATTACAGCCGGATGGATACCCGGCGTGCCGATGTTACTGTGGGTGTGGCCTACGACACAGACCTGAATAAGGCGATCAGGGTTGCCACTGACCTGATGAAGTCTCACGAGAAGGTGCTCCCATCACCTGAGCCTGTGACGGTCGTAACCGAGCTGGCGGACTCCTCGGTGAACCTCTCTCTGCGGGCTTGGACGAAGACGGATGACCTCTGGGGAGTGAAGTGGGATCTGACCCGAGAGATCGTCGGGGCTTTCAGGGATGCCGGTATAGAGATCCCATTCCCACAGGTGGATGTTCATCTGGACAGTTGA
- a CDS encoding glutamine synthetase family protein has translation MKDSEILMNPNRLVRFLKKDPAEFTKEDIICFCEANGVEMVNFRYAAEDGKLKTLNFVITSRNHLDTILSEGERVDGSNLFSFIEAGSSDLYVIPRYRTAFVSPFSEVPTLEVLCSFYDVDGKPLESSPGYVLRKANEEFTRRTGYTFMTLGELEYYVISPRDDLYPATDQKGYHSSGPFVKFADLRDEAMRLIACAGGRVKYGHSEVGCFYDGDTYYEQHEIEFMPMPVEQAVEQLIIAKWVLRMLGDRYGVEISFAPKITVGKAGSGMHFHMLVEKDGRNLLVEEGRLSPLARKMIAGILDVSDALTAFGNTIPLSYLRLVPHQEAPTTVCWGDRNRSVVIRVPLGWIGADDMARDANPAEKGPAGDRPSKQTFEYRVADGSADLYLTVAGLIVASLHGIEMPDALEVAERLYVSGNIFSPAFKERLAEFRQLPASCVESAVALEAKRAIFEKYGIFPPGMIDSRIAALKAFDDLGLSERLYGNKEAIRELVNEFLHVA, from the coding sequence ATGAAAGATTCTGAGATCCTGATGAACCCAAACAGGTTGGTGCGTTTTCTCAAGAAAGATCCGGCTGAGTTTACAAAAGAGGATATCATCTGTTTTTGTGAGGCAAACGGCGTTGAGATGGTTAACTTCCGCTACGCCGCAGAGGATGGCAAACTAAAGACCCTCAACTTCGTAATAACCTCGCGAAACCACCTCGATACCATCCTCTCCGAGGGTGAGCGCGTCGACGGCAGCAACCTCTTCTCTTTTATTGAGGCGGGGAGCAGCGACCTCTACGTGATCCCGCGCTACCGCACGGCGTTCGTGAGCCCGTTTTCCGAAGTGCCTACGCTTGAGGTCCTCTGTTCTTTCTACGATGTTGATGGGAAACCACTGGAGAGTTCGCCAGGCTACGTGCTTCGCAAGGCGAACGAAGAGTTCACCCGTCGCACAGGCTACACCTTCATGACCCTGGGCGAGCTTGAGTACTATGTCATCAGCCCGCGCGATGACCTATACCCCGCCACCGATCAGAAAGGCTATCACTCATCCGGGCCTTTTGTCAAGTTTGCTGACCTGCGGGATGAGGCGATGCGGTTGATAGCGTGTGCCGGGGGCAGGGTAAAATACGGTCATTCGGAGGTTGGATGCTTCTACGACGGTGACACCTACTACGAGCAGCATGAGATCGAATTCATGCCGATGCCGGTGGAGCAGGCGGTCGAGCAGCTGATCATTGCCAAATGGGTTTTACGGATGCTGGGGGACCGCTACGGTGTCGAGATCAGTTTTGCCCCGAAGATCACCGTCGGCAAGGCCGGTAGCGGGATGCATTTCCACATGCTCGTCGAGAAAGATGGCCGGAACCTTCTGGTCGAGGAGGGCAGGTTAAGCCCGCTTGCCAGGAAGATGATCGCCGGAATTCTTGACGTATCCGATGCCCTGACGGCGTTCGGGAACACCATCCCTCTCTCTTACCTGCGCCTCGTCCCCCACCAGGAAGCGCCGACGACGGTCTGCTGGGGCGACCGCAACCGCTCGGTCGTGATCCGGGTGCCCCTCGGCTGGATCGGTGCCGACGACATGGCACGTGACGCCAACCCCGCTGAGAAAGGCCCTGCCGGCGACCGTCCCTCAAAACAGACTTTCGAGTACCGCGTTGCTGACGGTTCGGCCGACCTCTACCTTACCGTCGCCGGTCTGATTGTGGCGTCGCTGCACGGGATCGAGATGCCCGATGCGCTCGAGGTTGCGGAGAGGCTCTACGTCAGCGGGAACATCTTCAGCCCGGCGTTTAAGGAACGGCTTGCGGAATTCCGGCAGCTCCCCGCCTCATGCGTTGAGTCTGCCGTGGCGCTTGAGGCGAAACGGGCGATCTTCGAGAAATATGGCATTTTTCCGCCGGGAATGATCGATAGCCGTATCGCCGCACTGAAAGCCTTCGATGACCTTGGGCTGAGTGAGAGGCTTTACGGGAACAAAGAAGCGATCCGGGAACTGGTCAACGAGTTCCTGCATGTAGCGTAG
- a CDS encoding DUF61 family protein, with translation MQNIGLIQRSAILMPGRPSTGEDSTILRWMRFEIGRINDGVVAERKRLATLLSEERPSTITKGGEYYEFDRDVLLRLKETLPAELQRRLRLPVLFYFDSTVPDSLFLSDEAAVEALQHLGEISSLRRMHEGRLWIAKPLVYLMMGRYPTAIQIVMR, from the coding sequence ATGCAGAATATAGGTCTCATCCAGAGGAGCGCGATACTTATGCCCGGGCGACCCTCAACCGGCGAGGACTCAACAATCCTCCGCTGGATGCGGTTTGAGATCGGTAGAATCAACGACGGCGTGGTTGCGGAACGAAAACGTCTCGCAACCCTGCTCTCAGAGGAGAGACCATCGACCATCACAAAAGGAGGAGAGTATTACGAATTCGACCGCGACGTCCTTCTCCGACTGAAGGAAACCCTCCCGGCTGAACTGCAGCGGCGGCTCAGGCTTCCTGTCCTCTTCTACTTTGACTCAACCGTTCCTGACAGCCTCTTTCTTTCGGATGAGGCTGCGGTAGAGGCCCTCCAGCACCTGGGAGAGATCAGCTCGCTCCGGAGGATGCATGAGGGCCGACTCTGGATAGCAAAACCGCTTGTCTATCTCATGATGGGTCGGTACCCAACGGCAATACAGATCGTGATGAGGTAG
- a CDS encoding M48 family metallopeptidase — MKRREEESTPRDVTIIRKRVRTARLQVQPDGTLRVVAPPSFDVKGFLERNAEWIERRQDELDRLAAEGCGREDLLLLHGRFHRLLRGARFAIDVPGETVTCPSILSLRQNLSLLLREEIAERVETHPDPLCRKVGRITVKMQRTRWGSCSTLNNLNFNLRVIALPKSLREYIVIHEVAHLREQNHSQGFWRLVADRCPDYLEAEAELRRYWVILERNRVWRRLQDTR; from the coding sequence ATGAAACGGAGAGAGGAGGAAAGCACCCCCCGAGATGTGACCATTATCCGCAAAAGGGTGCGCACCGCCCGCCTCCAGGTGCAGCCGGACGGAACCCTGCGCGTTGTTGCACCGCCGTCGTTTGACGTCAAAGGTTTCCTGGAGCGCAACGCTGAATGGATCGAGAGGCGGCAAGATGAACTCGACCGACTGGCCGCCGAGGGGTGCGGGCGGGAAGATCTGCTCCTCCTCCACGGACGGTTTCACCGCCTGCTCCGCGGCGCGCGGTTCGCGATCGACGTCCCGGGGGAGACGGTCACCTGCCCATCCATATTGAGCCTGAGGCAAAACCTGAGCCTGCTCCTGAGGGAGGAGATCGCAGAGAGGGTTGAGACCCATCCCGACCCTCTCTGCCGTAAGGTTGGCCGGATCACGGTTAAGATGCAGAGAACCCGGTGGGGGAGCTGCTCGACGCTCAACAACCTGAACTTCAACCTCCGCGTAATAGCCCTCCCGAAGTCGTTGCGCGAGTATATCGTCATCCACGAGGTCGCCCACCTGCGCGAGCAGAACCACTCGCAGGGGTTCTGGCGTCTGGTCGCAGACCGCTGCCCCGATTACCTGGAGGCGGAAGCCGAACTGCGGCGATACTGGGTCATACTCGAGCGGAACCGGGTATGGAGGAGGCTGCAGGATACCAGATAA
- a CDS encoding small multi-drug export protein produces the protein MRQIEIWGDDDPDDRTNVLKVLIPFLLCGLFLSIVWFLLPVGGWLFLFAMMVAYVVPPLGRESVIPLCILGGIPWWLAAFTIVFLDFAGGLFMAWNFPLLMRIPRVGPWISRFVEAGRSFLDRRPWLERLYFVGLIAFVALPFDGSGSIVGSIVGRMLGMTKTEVLSCIVIGAVIGSYAIALGIDWVVNLIPPGAGFLLSIAVFLLICATLLVTYRNHYQRPETEG, from the coding sequence ATGCGGCAGATTGAGATATGGGGCGATGATGATCCCGATGACCGGACGAACGTCTTGAAAGTCCTGATTCCGTTCCTGCTCTGCGGTCTCTTTCTCTCTATCGTCTGGTTCTTGCTCCCGGTTGGGGGGTGGCTCTTTCTCTTCGCGATGATGGTTGCCTATGTTGTCCCGCCGCTTGGTCGCGAATCTGTCATACCTCTCTGTATCCTCGGGGGGATCCCCTGGTGGCTGGCGGCGTTCACCATAGTGTTTCTGGACTTTGCCGGCGGGCTTTTCATGGCCTGGAACTTCCCGCTGCTCATGCGCATACCTCGCGTCGGCCCCTGGATCAGCCGTTTTGTGGAGGCGGGGAGGTCGTTTCTTGACAGACGACCCTGGTTGGAGAGGCTCTACTTTGTCGGGCTCATAGCGTTTGTGGCGCTGCCCTTCGACGGTTCGGGGAGTATCGTCGGATCCATCGTCGGGCGGATGCTCGGCATGACAAAGACCGAGGTTCTCTCCTGTATCGTCATAGGCGCTGTTATCGGGAGTTATGCAATCGCTCTTGGCATCGATTGGGTTGTAAACCTGATCCCGCCGGGAGCCGGGTTCCTTCTCTCGATTGCCGTCTTCCTTCTGATCTGTGCCACACTTCTTGTGACCTACCGGAACCACTATCAGAGACCGGAGACGGAGGGCTGA
- a CDS encoding adenylyltransferase/cytidyltransferase family protein: MRRVVATGTFDILHPGHLYYLEESRKLGDELYVIVARDANVKHKPKPVIPEDQRLHMVAALKPVDHAILGDLHDMFRPIVEIRPDIITLGFNQHFDEERLRQNLGERGLDAEVVRIAGYFGSLASSSKIIERILNTRYRSGPGGS, translated from the coding sequence ATGAGGCGTGTGGTCGCGACCGGGACGTTTGATATCCTTCATCCAGGGCACCTCTATTACCTGGAGGAGTCCCGGAAACTCGGCGACGAACTCTATGTGATCGTGGCGCGGGACGCGAACGTGAAGCACAAGCCAAAACCGGTCATCCCCGAGGACCAGAGACTCCATATGGTTGCTGCACTGAAGCCTGTGGATCATGCGATTCTTGGCGATCTCCATGATATGTTCCGGCCGATAGTGGAGATCCGGCCGGATATCATCACGCTCGGGTTTAACCAGCACTTCGATGAGGAGCGTCTCCGCCAGAACCTGGGGGAGCGTGGACTCGATGCTGAGGTCGTCAGGATAGCCGGTTATTTCGGCTCTCTGGCCAGTTCATCAAAGATCATCGAGCGTATCCTGAACACCCGGTATAGGAGTGGCCCCGGGGGATCCTGA
- a CDS encoding Mov34/MPN/PAD-1 family protein, with amino-acid sequence MAIRGISRGLLEMLFELGRQHHPNEFVAVLRERNGVISDLDLVPGTIVGEKSASFFIDMLPLDTHRAGSAHSHPNGLLSPSPADLRFFPSVGRYHIIIGPPYTRADWRCYHADGSVTDLEVIG; translated from the coding sequence ATGGCCATACGCGGGATCAGCAGGGGTCTGCTTGAGATGCTCTTTGAACTCGGGCGGCAACATCATCCAAATGAGTTCGTTGCGGTGCTGCGGGAGCGTAACGGTGTCATCAGCGATCTCGACCTTGTGCCCGGCACCATAGTCGGGGAGAAGAGCGCCTCGTTCTTCATCGATATGCTCCCGCTGGATACCCACCGGGCCGGCAGCGCCCACAGCCACCCGAACGGTCTCCTCTCACCGTCACCGGCGGATCTCAGGTTCTTCCCCTCTGTTGGCCGCTACCACATCATCATCGGCCCCCCCTACACGCGGGCCGACTGGCGCTGTTACCACGCGGACGGGAGCGTGACAGACCTGGAGGTGATTGGATGA
- a CDS encoding dihydropteroate synthase-like protein yields MRILLPTGAATAGIVKAAAEQFAGRREMDVVITGEIAAFLSPRDLRRLLASGDYDMVIVSGMCTASFADVEDETGVPVYRGPRHAADLALILPMLDTITLSRTLPADEFLAERRREEAYRQVAHREAEAEPDFVIRGLKIGGSSRMKVLAEIMDAHMRDDLLADVRRFFEAGADIVDLGFGFDAAAEDVRRCFSALSGVEAPLAVDTQDPDLIEAALNRADLILSLHEGNIPLIGRAVADAGAAAVVVPRERTLAENVAAAREVGVRHLIADPLLLPLGSGLTGSLARFSDAPRPLFFGAGNVVELLDADSPGANALLAGMAHEVGAAVIFTSEHSDKTQGSVAEMRRATEMMALMTGRPYPKDLGLDLLILKEKRRRREPPLDYESVMEASPAPDEIVYDPLGCIRIGVEGDFIVAVHRGCAVRGKCWEDVFYTLLSNGSLSRLDHAAYLGKELYKAELAIRLGRSFEQDGPF; encoded by the coding sequence ATGCGCATTCTCCTCCCTACCGGAGCGGCAACAGCCGGTATTGTGAAAGCGGCGGCTGAACAGTTTGCCGGCCGCCGCGAGATGGATGTGGTGATCACCGGTGAGATTGCGGCGTTCCTCTCTCCCCGAGACCTCCGGAGGCTGCTTGCCTCCGGCGACTACGATATGGTGATAGTCTCCGGGATGTGCACCGCATCGTTTGCCGATGTTGAAGACGAGACCGGTGTCCCTGTATACCGCGGGCCTCGACACGCGGCTGATCTGGCGCTGATCCTCCCGATGCTTGATACGATCACGCTCTCCCGGACTCTACCCGCCGACGAGTTCCTGGCAGAGAGACGGCGTGAAGAGGCCTACCGGCAGGTGGCGCACCGTGAGGCGGAGGCGGAGCCGGATTTCGTCATCCGCGGTCTGAAGATCGGCGGCAGTTCGAGGATGAAGGTGCTTGCAGAGATCATGGATGCACACATGCGTGACGACCTTTTAGCAGACGTCCGGCGATTCTTTGAGGCCGGGGCGGATATCGTCGACCTGGGGTTTGGTTTCGATGCAGCGGCAGAGGACGTCAGACGGTGTTTCTCGGCCCTCTCCGGGGTTGAAGCCCCGCTGGCGGTGGACACACAGGATCCGGATCTCATAGAGGCGGCGCTCAACCGTGCTGACCTGATCCTCTCCCTGCATGAGGGAAACATACCCCTCATAGGTAGGGCGGTTGCGGATGCCGGAGCGGCCGCGGTTGTGGTGCCGCGTGAGCGAACTCTCGCGGAGAACGTTGCTGCCGCGAGGGAGGTCGGCGTCCGTCACCTGATCGCCGACCCCCTGCTCCTGCCTCTAGGTTCGGGACTGACAGGATCGCTTGCCAGATTCTCCGATGCCCCCCGTCCGCTCTTCTTCGGGGCGGGAAACGTCGTGGAACTGCTGGATGCAGATTCCCCTGGTGCAAACGCTCTGCTTGCCGGGATGGCGCACGAGGTGGGGGCCGCGGTCATCTTTACGAGCGAGCATAGCGACAAGACGCAGGGTTCTGTGGCGGAGATGCGCCGGGCGACCGAGATGATGGCTCTCATGACCGGCCGGCCTTATCCGAAAGACCTGGGGCTTGATCTCCTCATCCTTAAAGAGAAGCGCCGCCGCCGCGAACCGCCGCTGGACTACGAGAGTGTCATGGAGGCGTCTCCTGCGCCGGATGAGATAGTCTATGATCCGCTGGGGTGTATCCGGATCGGGGTCGAGGGCGACTTCATCGTCGCGGTTCACCGCGGCTGCGCCGTGCGGGGGAAGTGCTGGGAGGACGTCTTCTACACCCTCCTCTCAAACGGGAGCCTCTCCCGACTCGACCACGCCGCGTACCTCGGTAAAGAACTTTATAAGGCGGAACTTGCCATCAGGCTTGGCCGGAGTTTTGAACAGGACGGGCCGTTCTGA
- a CDS encoding PHP domain-containing protein gives MLRCDLHIHTRFSRDGESSVEEILRRAEQIGLDAIAITDHDTVEGALYAMECDTPVIVIPGTEVSTQQGHLLALGVTEPIPAGRDFFETVALARSRGALLILPHPYHRWRHGVGRRLAAGIEAVDAVEVFNSRYITGSANRKAALIARQFGKPGIAGSDAHNARYVGFGITYVVAEPDAASIISAIREGRTMASGRMTPLHTYTRQSLKGAIRKIRRTVYR, from the coding sequence ATGCTGCGGTGCGATCTGCATATCCACACCCGGTTCTCCAGGGACGGAGAGAGCAGTGTGGAAGAAATCCTCCGGCGGGCCGAGCAGATCGGTCTTGATGCCATCGCCATCACGGATCACGACACGGTGGAAGGCGCCCTCTACGCCATGGAGTGCGACACGCCGGTGATCGTGATACCCGGCACCGAGGTCTCGACACAGCAGGGCCACCTACTCGCCCTGGGGGTCACGGAACCCATCCCCGCGGGGCGCGACTTCTTCGAGACCGTTGCCCTGGCCCGTTCGCGGGGGGCTCTGCTCATCCTCCCGCACCCATACCACCGCTGGCGCCACGGGGTCGGGAGGAGACTTGCAGCAGGTATAGAGGCGGTTGACGCGGTGGAGGTCTTCAACAGCCGCTACATAACCGGGTCAGCAAACCGGAAAGCCGCCCTCATAGCCCGGCAGTTCGGGAAACCCGGGATCGCGGGGAGCGACGCCCACAACGCCCGTTATGTCGGATTCGGGATCACCTATGTCGTGGCAGAACCGGATGCGGCCTCCATCATCTCCGCGATCCGGGAAGGGCGGACGATGGCGAGCGGCAGGATGACACCGCTCCACACCTACACCCGCCAGTCTCTCAAAGGTGCTATCCGCAAAATCCGGCGGACGGTATATCGATGA